AACTTCCCGGCTCCATCCTGAGCACACGACTTGCTGAACTCCCGCATCCATGGGGTGTTCGTAGGGGCTTCCATGATGGTACACGGCGAACCCGACTTGGTGCACACCCCGGGCAACCACCGGCTGGGAGGTCGGCCCTCACGAGACCGAGCCGCCGGGGGCGGATTGTCTGGAGCCATTTCACCCAAATGGGTCGCGAAACCGCCGGCTGGCTTGCCTGGCCCAGGACAGGAATGACCCATGGAGTCGAGGTTGCCCCGATGGGCCCCTTGCATCGGACACGAGGAATGGTACCGGCTCCGTACGAGGCTCGCCAAGGTCTCTCAGCAGTTATTACATTGCTGTTACAGAGGCAAGACTCGCCTGTGACATGGGTCCCGAACCGGGGGATAGAATTCGAAGACCTGTGGAGCGCCCCTCACTGCAGCGTTCGCGTCTCGAACGCGGCTGCTGCGCATTGACGCGTCGAGCCAGAGTTTCAGGCGGTGTTTTCATGCTGGCGTCTGCAGTCGATCGCTTCGCGCGCACGACCGCGGTCCTCTTGCTGCTCCTCGCCCTCGCCAGCGGCTTCGCTCCCAGCGGCCAGGCCGGAGACGATGACGACGACGACGATGAACAGGGAAAGTCCGAGCCGATGCCGGAGATCGCCCCCGGGTACAGCCGGGCCCCGTACCTGCAGGCGCTCGGATCCGATTCGGTGCTGATTGCCTGGATTGCCAGCGATCCGGGAGCTCCAGCGGTCGACTTCGGCACCACCCAGGAATACGGCCGCACCGCCGCCGCGCGCTCCGACGGCTCGCGTCGCTCGGCCGTGCTGCGCGGGCTCGACGCCGGCACCCGCTACTTCTACCGCGTCCGCGCCGGCCAGCGCTCGCTCGCCGCCGGCACCGCCTACTCCTTCCGCACCGACGAAGGTCCCAACGACCGCCAATTCACCTTTTTCGCCACCGGGGACCTGGGCGACACCAAGGGCCGGCAGGTCGCCACGGCACAATCCATCCTGCGCGCGCGGGTCCGGCCGGAGCTCGGGATTGTCTGTGGTGACGTGGTCTACAACCGCGGCCGGTCGGTCGACTACGACCGCTATCTGATGCGTCCTTGGCAGGATGTGCTGAGCACCATTCCGGTGTGGCCGGCGCTGGGGAATCACGACTGGAAAAGCCCGCCGGCGAAGAACTGGGAACGCGAGTGGTATCTACCGAACAACGAGCACTACTACTCCTTCGACTACGCCAACGCCCACTTCATCGCCCTGGACTCCCAGGCCGGCGAGATGTACGACCGGGAACACCAGGTTGCCTGGCTCAAGCGCGATCTCGCCGCGCACGCCAACGCCGACTGGATCTTCGTCTACTTCCACCATCCGGTCATCACCTGCACCTACAAGGGGAACACGCAGGCGCTCATCGATTACTGTCTGCCGCTCTTCGATCGCTACAAGGTGGACGTGGTGTTCGCTGGGCACGCCCATACGTACGAGCGCTTGTATCCGCTCCGCCACGGCAAGCCGGTGGATGTCGAACAGGATCCGCACTACAAGGATCCGGACGGCACGCTTTTCATCGTCACCGGCGCGGGGGGGAAATGGAAGGAAGGCCGCCCGACCACGCGCTGCGGTCCGACGGCCTTCTTCCGCGACCAAACGCTCCTGTGGACCCAGGTGCAGGTGCAGGGATCACGCTGCACGATCCGATCCTACGCGAGCG
The Candidatus Krumholzibacteriia bacterium genome window above contains:
- a CDS encoding metallophosphoesterase family protein, which translates into the protein MLASAVDRFARTTAVLLLLLALASGFAPSGQAGDDDDDDDEQGKSEPMPEIAPGYSRAPYLQALGSDSVLIAWIASDPGAPAVDFGTTQEYGRTAAARSDGSRRSAVLRGLDAGTRYFYRVRAGQRSLAAGTAYSFRTDEGPNDRQFTFFATGDLGDTKGRQVATAQSILRARVRPELGIVCGDVVYNRGRSVDYDRYLMRPWQDVLSTIPVWPALGNHDWKSPPAKNWEREWYLPNNEHYYSFDYANAHFIALDSQAGEMYDREHQVAWLKRDLAAHANADWIFVYFHHPVITCTYKGNTQALIDYCLPLFDRYKVDVVFAGHAHTYERLYPLRHGKPVDVEQDPHYKDPDGTLFIVTGAGGKWKEGRPTTRCGPTAFFRDQTLLWTQVQVQGSRCTIRSYASENDELVDEVTITKTRLAAAMPGSR